The Acidicapsa acidisoli genome contains a region encoding:
- a CDS encoding DUF1501 domain-containing protein, with translation MFHKPASQPITRREALCKMGAGFGMLSLASLLGDTIARADAPTNKASWMIDEPGFKPRAKHVIFLFMNGGLSQIDSFDHKPALEKYHGQPMPGGDLAHERKTGSIMKSPFTFKRYGQSGKEVSEIFPHLGECVDDMCFVNSVFTEIPNHEPALLMMNTGANFAGRPSMGSWMTYGLGTENKNLPGFVVLCPEVPTTVGPPLWGSAFLSAVHQGTYVSDKVEKTEFDPQKLIANIHNEGFDLKQQRKELDLLEQLDQLNMRTAPGAAHDGQLEATIGAMETAYRMQTEAPNVFDVRKESDAVLKMYGEGSTARGCLTAARLIEKGVRVVQIYYAKGDPWDHHFDIEMHRKTAKDSDQPFAALIKDLKARGLFDDTIIVAGSEFGRTPVVEMGSGFMGGQTHNGRDHNPHGFTMWLAGGGIKKGFTYGATDEFGWKAIDKPVHVHDIHATILYLLGIDHTKLTYRYSGRDYRLTDVSGNVIHDIIA, from the coding sequence ATGTTCCATAAGCCCGCCTCTCAGCCGATCACCCGCCGTGAAGCTCTCTGCAAGATGGGCGCGGGCTTCGGTATGCTCTCACTCGCTAGCTTGCTCGGCGACACTATTGCCCGTGCCGATGCGCCAACAAACAAGGCCTCCTGGATGATTGATGAGCCCGGCTTCAAGCCTCGCGCCAAGCACGTCATCTTCCTCTTCATGAATGGTGGTCTCTCGCAGATTGACAGCTTCGATCACAAGCCTGCTCTCGAAAAGTATCACGGTCAGCCCATGCCCGGTGGCGATCTTGCCCACGAACGTAAGACCGGTTCCATCATGAAGTCGCCTTTCACCTTCAAGCGGTACGGGCAATCGGGCAAGGAAGTCAGCGAGATTTTCCCCCATCTCGGCGAATGCGTCGATGATATGTGCTTCGTTAACTCCGTGTTTACTGAGATTCCCAATCACGAGCCGGCCCTGCTTATGATGAATACCGGCGCAAACTTTGCCGGCCGCCCCTCGATGGGCTCGTGGATGACCTACGGTCTCGGCACGGAAAACAAGAACCTTCCCGGCTTCGTCGTCCTCTGCCCCGAAGTTCCAACCACCGTCGGTCCGCCGCTCTGGGGTTCCGCATTCCTATCCGCCGTCCATCAGGGCACATACGTCTCCGACAAGGTCGAGAAGACCGAATTTGATCCCCAAAAGCTTATCGCCAACATCCACAACGAAGGCTTCGATCTCAAGCAGCAGCGCAAGGAACTCGACCTCCTCGAACAACTCGATCAGCTCAACATGAGGACCGCTCCAGGCGCAGCGCACGATGGCCAGCTCGAAGCCACCATTGGCGCCATGGAAACCGCATACCGCATGCAGACCGAAGCTCCCAATGTCTTCGATGTCCGCAAGGAAAGCGACGCTGTCCTCAAGATGTACGGTGAAGGAAGCACCGCACGCGGATGTCTCACCGCAGCCCGCTTGATCGAAAAAGGTGTCCGCGTTGTCCAGATCTATTACGCAAAAGGCGATCCCTGGGATCATCACTTCGACATCGAAATGCATCGCAAGACCGCCAAGGACTCCGACCAGCCCTTCGCCGCATTAATCAAGGACCTCAAGGCCCGCGGCCTATTCGACGATACGATCATTGTTGCCGGCTCCGAATTTGGCCGCACTCCGGTCGTCGAAATGGGCAGCGGGTTCATGGGCGGCCAAACCCACAATGGCCGCGATCACAACCCACACGGATTCACCATGTGGCTCGCCGGCGGCGGCATCAAGAAAGGCTTTACCTACGGAGCTACCGATGAATTCGGCTGGAAAGCCATCGATAAGCCTGTGCACGTTCACGACATCCACGCTACCATCCTTTATCTTCTCGGTATCGACCACACCAAGCTCACTTATCGCTACAGCGGCCGCGACTATCGCCTGACCGACGTCTCAGGCAACGTCATCCACGACATCATCGCCTGA